One Ostrea edulis chromosome 2, xbOstEdul1.1, whole genome shotgun sequence genomic region harbors:
- the LOC130051508 gene encoding prostatic spermine-binding protein-like codes for MDDNDKDDMDNNVIDDMDDNDIDDMDDNDIDDMDDIDIDDMDDIDIDDMDDNDIDDMDDNDIDDMDDNDIDDMDDIDIDDMDDNDIDDMDDDNDIDDMDDDRDIDDMGDDYIMKWMMI; via the coding sequence ATGGATGATAATGATAAAGACGACATGGATAATAATGTTATAGATGACATGGATGATAATGATATAGATGACATGGATGATAATGATATAGACGACATGGATGATATTGATATAGATGACATGGATGATATTGATATAGATGACATGGATGATAATGATATAGACGACATGGATGATAATGATATAGACGACATGGATGATAATGATATAGACGACATGGATGATATTGATATAGATGACATGGATGATAATGATATAGATGACAtggatgatgataatgatatagaTGACATGGATGATGATCGTGATATAGATGACATGGGTGATGATTATATAATGAAATGGATGATGATATAG